GCTTCAGCCGAGCTGAAAACTCCTCCATCACGAGAATATACTGATCCCCATTTGCCTTTCGCATTTCCAGACGGTCCGTATAATTGCGTAATTGCGCATTTTCGAACCCACCGTGGCGTTCCATTAAATGATATGCGAGATCAAGAACCCAGTCATTGCGACCGCTCGACTGCGCGAAGCGCAGGAAGGCGTCATGCGCCGGGGTCGGCACGTCACTCATGGCTTGGCTTTTGACTACCTCGCTATCAGGGTAATTCAGGTCGTCCCATTGGATGTAGCCGCCCGGCTTGAGCATCTGGTGCACCCGGTGGATGATCGGGAGGGGGTCGCTGTTCTGTACAACCAGGACAAGCAGACGCAGGTGGACGACGTCATATCTGCCCAGGAGGTCCCTGGGTACGTCTTCAAAGACGTCTAACTGACGCAGGGTGATGGGTGGCGGTAGCCATTCCGGGAGAGGTGCATTTGTCAGATCAATGTCGAAGCCATGGAGCTGAAGGGATGGGTAGTGGGCTATTGCTGGGTCTCTGAGGAGGTCCAAGAGCCAGACAGCAGTACCTGTGGCGAGGTCGGCGATCCACAATGGAGTAGAAGTATCCTGGGGCAGCaggatggatggatgcaGGTTGAATTGTAGGGCATCTTTCCAGAGGTAGAATTGGTAGTTCAATCGCGATGCGGCGGTATAGCTTCGATCAAGCATGTAGTCCAGCTCGTTTCCGAGGTTGAACCCCGAGTTCACGACATGATCCATTTGATCTATGTTGGGTCTTGACATGGAGATAGATGCTCTACTGCAAGATTACCTTGGGGAACGCTCGGTTCCAAGCATGTGGAAACGGGGAGACAAATCTGATGATCTCGACCCATCGTACAAATCTTATTTCATCAGATTTCATATTTTAGCGTAACCCCTCCATGATGTTGCCGAGTGATGTGTCCTGTGCATTAGCCCCGAGCTTAAGGCGCATTCTTCGGCAGGAGTTAATCATGATTTGGCAATTTACCAGCTGTATAATTAACCGACCTTTCACTAAGATTGGAGGGAAAACTTTCTTGACCCCAATAAAGAAATTTTAAGGCAGGTCATAGCCGTATGAAAATTGTATGGATATCTCTTTACTTCTTAAAGATGTCGAACACTAAGCATTCCTGCAGCATGCACCGTCCGGTGGAGTTCCAATTGGTTCACACCCTCAAGAGGCCTCATTCTCGAGTAGGAAACAGGGGAGAGTGTTAACGCATTCCAGATCGGAATGATCTTTCGGCCAAAGGGGGAAACAAACTTTGATCATCGATACATAAAGGCTAATCGTCCCTCACCAATCTACGATACAGAATGGGGTTTACCCAATTATATACTAGCAAAATGACGCTCAAGAACCTACGACTGGGGATTGCCATTGGTCATGGTACTGGCCGGGAGCTGACTGTCGTGTTTAAGAAAGTGATCCAAGAGTTGGCACGCCAGCATTCTCTACAGGTTGACTTCATTGAATCATCCCGCATATACCATTCGTATCATAGCCTCACGACTtctagagaagagaaagatctGATCCAGCACATCGCCGAGGAAACCACCCTGGATGCAGAAGAGTACCGCAAGTTTTGCGAGACAGCAACAGCCAACGGGATCGCAGCAATCTTCCGAACAGCAATCCACGCGCAGTCGCTCTATCTGGTTAGGGGTCAGCTAAAGGCCgtgaaaattgaaaattTCAACCTGGGTGACTCGAATGCGTTGCTCTTCATTCGAGATGAAGCGCAGGGCTTCTACGCTGGtgagaatgaatatcatGATAGTCAGCACAGCATCATACGAACGAGCCCTTTCACCCGTTCCACCTTTGATCAGATCCTCGAGTATGCTCTAGAACGAGCCAAGGAGGAGTGGGGTGTGGAAAATGTCCCCAAGACAGTCACCCTCGTTTACAAGTTCCATCTGTTTGACGGCGTCTTCCAAGCCTGGGCACCCCACTGGCAGCACCGTTTCGGCATAGAACTTGACTTCATTCAGCCCGACACAATGAATCGGAACCTGATGGCTTCGGGCATCCAGGGTCGCCGCATTATCATCGCGGGCAATGAATACGCGGACATTATCCAGCCTGTTTTCTTGAAATGGTTCAGCAATGCCACCATCGAAACTATGTGCGCAGAGAATGTGTACTTGGGTCCCAGTCTGCATCGTCTTAGCGAGTACCAGACGGTGCATGGATCTGCAGATGCCATCGCCGAGCAGGGCCTGGTCAATCCATTTGCCACTATTCGCGCTGCGGCTGCCATTTTAGAGCGACACGGAGGATGCCCTGGTGTGGGCTTTCAAAGCCAGACGGAGAGAGTCATTCAAACCCTGTTAATGAAGAAGCTGACGACACCGGATCAAGGTGGCTCTTGCAGCACGGATGCGGTTGTTGAGCACTTCCTGCGCGCGATGGCTGACCCTGCTACTATTGACAACCCCTCTATCGGGCGTGATATAGCCACAGGGCCGATTGATGCCATGGCGGGCAAGAAGACCGCTGTGGTAGTAGTGGACTATCAGAATGACTTCATCGCAAGCACGCCGAGCCATGTGGTTTCGGAACTATCCAGCACAATGCCGCGTCTTGTACAATATGCTCGAA
This window of the Aspergillus oryzae RIB40 DNA, chromosome 8 genome carries:
- a CDS encoding uncharacterized protein (predicted protein) codes for the protein MDHVVNSGFNLGNELDYMLDRSYTAASRLNYQFYLWKDALQFNLHPSILLPQDTSTPLWIADLATGTAVWLLDLLRDPAIAHYPSLQLHGFDIDLTNAPLPEWLPPPITLRQLDVFEDVPRDLLGRYDVVHLRLLVLVVQNSDPLPIIHRVHQMLKPGGYIQWDDLNYPDSEVVKSQAMSDVPTPAHDAFLRFAQSSGRNDWVLDLAYHLMERHGGFENAQLRNYTDRLEMRKANGDQYILVMEEFSARLKRAKKSEEAANIDLMIRGLAEESRLGVGLSMPRAVCVARKVG
- a CDS encoding putative isochorismatase family hydrolase (predicted protein), producing the protein MTLKNLRLGIAIGHGTGRELTVVFKKVIQELARQHSLQVDFIESSRIYHSYHSLTTSREEKDLIQHIAEETTLDAEEYRKFCETATANGIAAIFRTAIHAQSLYLVRGQLKAVKIENFNLGDSNALLFIRDEAQGFYAGENEYHDSQHSIIRTSPFTRSTFDQILEYALERAKEEWGVENVPKTVTLVYKFHLFDGVFQAWAPHWQHRFGIELDFIQPDTMNRNLMASGIQGRRIIIAGNEYADIIQPVFLKWFSNATIETMCAENVYLGPSLHRLSEYQTVHGSADAIAEQGLVNPFATIRAAAAILERHGGCPGVGFQSQTERVIQTLLMKKLTTPDQGGSCSTDAVVEHFLRAMADPATIDNPSIGRDIATGPIDAMAGKKTAVVVVDYQNDFIASTPSHVVSELSSTMPRLVQYARNEGNEVIFVRFLGNSSYQGPSWQCRNALFGKPEKCVEDTWGAELGSGVTPRPGERVFDKKALFDSFLVPEFSEYVSGQGFEHLVLAGLYSDVCVDATARTAFQKGLWVTVVEDCTTALHSYHNDHLKFMEKVYGARIVKLASLIEMKA